From Aquabacter sp. L1I39, the proteins below share one genomic window:
- a CDS encoding YtcA family lipoprotein: MERGGEDIGRTWSGKAPVAALLLLGPLLSGCDRPLSPSFPLFGAYFPAWLACTAFGIVGALVVRVVFIRIGVDDALPWRLLVYTCLGAGIAFALALLVYGR; this comes from the coding sequence ATGGAGCGGGGGGGCGAGGACATCGGGCGCACGTGGAGCGGCAAGGCGCCGGTGGCGGCGCTCCTGCTGCTGGGGCCGCTCCTTTCCGGCTGCGATCGGCCACTGAGCCCGTCTTTCCCGCTGTTTGGCGCCTACTTTCCCGCCTGGCTGGCCTGTACGGCGTTCGGGATCGTGGGGGCGTTGGTGGTGCGGGTGGTGTTCATCCGCATTGGGGTGGACGATGCACTGCCCTGGCGGCTTCTGGTCTATACCTGCCTCGGCGCCGGCATCGCCTTTGCGCTGGCGCTTTTGGTCTATGGGCGCTGA
- a CDS encoding glycosyltransferase family 2 protein: MDGYFFDAEQSLLFGRVPLPDGVSDAWVTIECAGKMFATLPAREAVHPTLGLEEGFRGFSCTIPALIRGAAGCSITIWDLGTGERLFGAGQLPPAPSVSAATEADGVIPGAEPGRWPLGLAGVVKAGLHELAENLWCHIDAAAGGAQFDRIDGAKFSDAPSWALRVRTGQVAPLVFYLKVPRVLSDARADLRLYARLPKAETDAAHVQGDFILTRWTGTEFQRVRMLKRARVFRPFGAVDFPLRAADGTFEFEPGEDVYLTVACSGAGLVLCPPVAAPSPFGGETFEDNRLNGALSACRILGEVHERGLDEKVMPGVVGPSPAVPKSGQNIPFTQIIIPVYNGADVVVDCVEAVRDRTDTPFQILLMDDGSRGYTAELLRQLAASDPRIVLYRRDINRGYTKSINEAVKLTSAEWVVILNSDTVVSQGWLRKLHAAVHVVPNTGMVGALSNAATWQSIPHAKKPDGSWSNNDFIESRHVPQIQAIVEANTERAYPTAPVLNGFCTLIARAVFEQCDIYDEDAFPMGYGEETDLCLRARRAGFKLVIADDCFVYHEKSVSFGSATRSKLTRAGGFELRNKHLGVTIPALEQQMQREPAMTRLRAKLSQLEGMLS, encoded by the coding sequence GTGGATGGCTATTTCTTCGATGCCGAGCAAAGCCTGTTGTTCGGGCGTGTCCCATTGCCCGATGGGGTGTCGGATGCCTGGGTGACGATCGAATGCGCAGGCAAGATGTTCGCGACCCTTCCGGCGCGCGAGGCGGTTCACCCGACGCTGGGGCTCGAAGAGGGGTTTCGCGGCTTCTCCTGCACCATTCCCGCTCTGATTCGTGGCGCGGCGGGCTGTTCCATCACCATTTGGGATCTGGGCACGGGCGAGCGTTTGTTTGGCGCGGGACAGCTTCCGCCGGCGCCATCGGTCTCGGCTGCCACTGAGGCGGATGGCGTCATCCCCGGCGCCGAGCCGGGCCGATGGCCGCTTGGCCTTGCGGGTGTGGTGAAGGCGGGCCTTCACGAGCTCGCGGAAAACCTGTGGTGCCATATCGATGCGGCGGCGGGCGGGGCCCAGTTCGACCGCATCGACGGCGCCAAATTCTCTGATGCGCCCAGCTGGGCGCTGCGCGTGCGCACCGGGCAGGTGGCGCCTCTCGTCTTCTATCTGAAGGTGCCGCGCGTGCTCTCGGATGCGCGGGCGGACCTTCGCCTTTATGCGCGCCTGCCCAAGGCCGAGACCGATGCAGCCCATGTGCAGGGGGATTTCATCCTCACGCGCTGGACCGGCACCGAGTTCCAGCGCGTGCGGATGCTGAAGCGCGCCCGCGTTTTCCGCCCGTTCGGGGCGGTTGATTTTCCCTTGCGCGCCGCCGACGGCACGTTCGAATTTGAGCCGGGCGAGGATGTCTATCTCACCGTCGCCTGCAGCGGTGCGGGCCTCGTGCTGTGCCCGCCGGTGGCGGCGCCCTCGCCGTTCGGCGGGGAGACGTTCGAGGATAACCGCCTCAACGGCGCCCTCTCCGCCTGCCGTATTCTCGGGGAGGTCCATGAGCGCGGTCTCGACGAGAAAGTCATGCCGGGCGTGGTGGGTCCGTCTCCCGCAGTGCCGAAAAGCGGTCAAAATATACCCTTCACCCAGATCATCATACCCGTATACAACGGCGCCGACGTGGTAGTGGACTGCGTCGAAGCGGTCAGGGACCGTACCGACACACCGTTTCAAATCCTGCTGATGGATGATGGCAGCCGTGGATATACAGCAGAACTTCTGCGGCAGCTCGCGGCGTCCGACCCTCGGATCGTGCTGTATCGGCGCGACATCAACCGCGGCTACACCAAGTCCATCAATGAGGCGGTCAAGCTCACCAGCGCGGAATGGGTGGTGATCTTGAACTCCGACACGGTGGTTTCCCAGGGCTGGCTGCGCAAGCTTCATGCTGCGGTGCACGTTGTGCCCAATACCGGCATGGTGGGCGCGCTATCCAATGCCGCCACCTGGCAGTCCATTCCCCATGCCAAGAAGCCGGACGGCTCCTGGTCCAACAACGATTTCATCGAAAGCCGGCACGTCCCCCAGATCCAGGCCATCGTGGAGGCGAACACCGAGCGCGCCTACCCGACCGCGCCGGTGCTGAACGGCTTCTGCACGCTCATCGCGCGCGCCGTGTTCGAGCAGTGCGATATCTATGACGAAGACGCCTTCCCCATGGGCTATGGCGAGGAGACGGATCTTTGCCTGCGCGCCCGGCGTGCCGGCTTCAAGCTGGTCATTGCCGACGATTGCTTCGTCTATCACGAGAAAAGCGTGAGCTTCGGCTCCGCCACCCGTTCCAAGCTGACCCGCGCCGGTGGCTTCGAGCTGCGCAACAAGCATCTCGGCGTCACAATTCCTGCCCTTGAGCAGCAGATGCAGCGGGAACCGGCCATGACCCGTCTTCGGGCCAAGCTGTCTCAGCTTGAGGGGATGCTGTCATGA
- a CDS encoding class I SAM-dependent methyltransferase translates to MKYENLSFIDFGAGTGKSFGFASTYAPGNGLAIDIQEAAVAACREKDIPAEVGDILTFEGRSVSQATFAINVLQELPGRAAFRQAMINLLRAASSYSVIQHNYFDADGELGRNGLFLKGNYDKKYLFKPTVGDYVEFLNTHKAALNISGMAIFAAGSVAPEAYALGSGLNGAEGAKPQPRTLRVVFGRKNVNRFRPAVVRMQYGNRIFMWEDMAQDADGEA, encoded by the coding sequence ATGAAGTATGAAAACCTGTCATTTATCGATTTCGGGGCCGGCACGGGCAAGTCCTTCGGCTTTGCCTCCACCTATGCGCCGGGCAATGGCCTCGCCATCGACATCCAGGAAGCGGCCGTCGCCGCCTGCCGGGAGAAGGACATTCCGGCCGAGGTGGGCGACATCCTCACGTTCGAGGGCCGCAGCGTCAGCCAGGCGACCTTCGCCATCAACGTGCTCCAGGAGCTCCCGGGCCGCGCGGCGTTCCGTCAGGCGATGATCAACCTGCTGCGGGCGGCGAGCTCCTACAGCGTGATCCAGCACAACTATTTCGACGCGGACGGCGAACTGGGTCGTAACGGCCTGTTCCTGAAGGGGAATTACGACAAGAAGTACCTCTTCAAGCCCACTGTCGGTGACTATGTCGAGTTCCTCAACACCCACAAGGCTGCGCTGAACATCTCGGGCATGGCCATCTTTGCCGCCGGTTCGGTGGCTCCGGAGGCCTATGCGCTCGGCAGCGGGCTGAATGGCGCCGAGGGTGCCAAGCCGCAGCCGCGCACCCTGCGTGTTGTCTTCGGCCGCAAGAACGTCAACCGCTTCCGTCCCGCCGTGGTGCGCATGCAGTACGGCAACCGCATCTTCATGTGGGAAGACATGGCGCAGGACGCGGACGGCGAAGCCTGA
- a CDS encoding glycosyltransferase family 4 protein produces the protein MSGPRVIFILPVRGGSGGAHSVMQEVTALRDLSVDACIAVNERNVASFRSVYERFDWIEQGVLSFVGPKDLSKITVGADLVIATTNTSAHTIAESLEGVRSPSFRVGYYVQDYEPLFYDAASIEHTIAVGSFAVLKNCTYFAKTRWLCDIVQMAHAHDVAQVVPSIDHTIYKPGARPKGGRRRLCAMVRPDTPRRAPRRTIDVLTRAAAGEFGPMDVLTFGVDAEDLAHAGFTLPDGVELIGKLKQPQVAELLQSCDFFLDLSDYQAFGRTAAEAMACGCISLAPILGGAPEFIEDGVSSFLADTTSPDSVTSALQRMVSMSDAEVRSVRFAGLEAVSGFTPVRAAVSELKAWGFG, from the coding sequence ATGAGCGGTCCTCGTGTCATCTTCATCCTGCCGGTGCGCGGCGGCAGCGGCGGCGCGCATTCGGTGATGCAGGAAGTCACCGCCTTGCGGGACCTGTCGGTGGATGCCTGCATCGCGGTGAATGAGCGCAACGTGGCGTCCTTCCGCTCGGTCTATGAACGGTTCGACTGGATCGAGCAGGGGGTGCTCTCCTTCGTCGGTCCCAAGGATCTGTCGAAGATCACGGTCGGGGCGGATCTCGTCATCGCCACCACCAACACGTCGGCGCACACCATCGCGGAATCGCTGGAGGGTGTGCGCTCTCCGTCCTTCCGTGTCGGCTATTACGTGCAGGATTACGAGCCGCTCTTCTATGATGCGGCCAGCATCGAGCACACCATTGCGGTGGGCAGCTTTGCGGTGCTGAAGAACTGCACCTATTTCGCCAAGACGCGCTGGCTGTGCGACATCGTGCAGATGGCCCACGCCCACGATGTGGCGCAGGTGGTGCCGTCCATCGACCACACCATCTATAAGCCGGGCGCGCGGCCGAAGGGCGGCCGCCGCCGTCTGTGCGCCATGGTCCGCCCGGACACGCCCCGGCGCGCCCCGCGCCGCACCATCGATGTGCTGACCCGGGCCGCCGCCGGCGAATTCGGGCCCATGGACGTGCTTACCTTCGGTGTGGACGCCGAAGATCTGGCCCATGCGGGCTTCACTCTTCCAGATGGCGTGGAACTGATCGGCAAGCTCAAGCAGCCCCAGGTGGCCGAGCTTCTTCAGTCCTGCGACTTCTTTCTCGATTTGTCGGACTACCAGGCGTTCGGCCGCACGGCGGCCGAGGCCATGGCATGCGGCTGTATTTCGCTCGCGCCCATTCTGGGCGGGGCGCCAGAATTCATAGAAGACGGCGTGTCCTCCTTCCTGGCGGACACGACCAGTCCGGATTCGGTGACCTCCGCGCTGCAGCGGATGGTGTCCATGTCGGACGCCGAGGTGCGCAGCGTGAGGTTTGCAGGATTGGAGGCAGTTTCCGGATTTACTCCGGTGCGGGCGGCTGTCTCCGAACTCAAGGCCTGGGGCTTCGGCTGA
- the mdtN gene encoding multidrug transporter subunit MdtN codes for MARSAYSSRKSLVGTTVAALIIAVGVGLGWLYFHKADLNPLSEDAVLTANVVHVAASVPGRIVTIAVAENGSVRKGELVFAVDDTPYRLGAQQAAADLAIAEAALETQRRTIAAEKSNAQIAGEQVTRARTNLALAEQTLTRLSALLPKGYVTAQQVDDARTARDDARVSLTQALKQAEAADVLVSTLDGAKALVDARRAALAIAERNLENTQVRAPHDGRVVGLTVATGEVVAPGQSLFTLVVTEAWYASASFLETELDRIAVGDCARIYVLANRSVPIEGRVEGIGWGVTSEDLLNIPRALPYLPKSLNWVRISQRFPVRIRLIDPPADLMRVGASAVAVVRHGDRC; via the coding sequence ATGGCGCGCTCCGCCTATTCGTCCCGCAAGAGCCTGGTTGGAACCACGGTCGCGGCGCTCATCATCGCCGTTGGCGTGGGGCTCGGCTGGCTCTACTTCCACAAAGCGGATCTCAATCCGCTCTCCGAAGACGCAGTCCTCACTGCCAATGTGGTGCATGTGGCGGCCTCGGTGCCCGGCCGCATCGTCACCATCGCGGTCGCCGAGAATGGATCGGTGCGCAAGGGTGAGCTTGTCTTTGCGGTGGATGACACGCCCTATCGCCTCGGGGCACAGCAGGCGGCCGCCGACCTTGCCATTGCCGAGGCGGCGCTCGAGACGCAGCGCCGCACCATCGCCGCTGAGAAGTCCAACGCGCAGATCGCCGGCGAGCAGGTGACGCGCGCCCGCACCAATCTGGCTTTGGCCGAGCAGACCTTGACGCGTCTCTCCGCTTTGCTGCCCAAGGGCTATGTGACCGCCCAGCAGGTGGATGATGCCCGCACCGCCCGCGACGATGCCCGCGTCAGCCTCACCCAGGCGCTGAAGCAAGCGGAAGCCGCGGACGTGCTGGTGAGCACGCTGGATGGCGCCAAGGCGTTGGTGGATGCGCGACGGGCGGCGCTGGCCATTGCCGAGCGCAATCTTGAGAACACGCAGGTGCGCGCGCCCCATGATGGCCGCGTGGTGGGCCTCACGGTCGCCACCGGCGAGGTGGTGGCGCCGGGCCAGTCTCTGTTCACCCTGGTGGTGACAGAAGCCTGGTACGCCTCCGCCTCTTTCCTTGAGACCGAGCTGGACCGCATCGCGGTGGGCGATTGCGCCCGCATCTATGTGCTGGCCAACCGCTCGGTGCCCATTGAAGGGCGGGTGGAGGGCATCGGCTGGGGTGTGACGTCGGAGGACCTGCTCAACATTCCCCGGGCGCTGCCCTATCTGCCCAAATCGCTGAACTGGGTGCGCATTTCCCAGCGCTTCCCGGTGCGCATCCGCCTCATCGACCCGCCGGCCGATCTGATGCGCGTGGGGGCTTCCGCGGTGGCGGTGGTGCGCCATGGCGACCGCTGCTGA
- a CDS encoding TolC family protein, translating into MAALNVRGRGAGIALAIALILGGCATNAVNMAPSAPDQPWNGRTGEGDLYLAQAEPAAPAAAAVDGRPAAPDFRVAPNPALSDLAPPPALDPSHAYKLPELIDIAQRNNPATKSAWERARQAALAVGMVEATYLPLITANVVGGYQNTSNALPVPLGTQRYFETTAEGVAPSIALQWLIFDFGQRMAVAGAAKQASVAANVLFNGAHQKLIFDVTRTYYAYGAARARTRIAGEALANAQAIRAAAEGRLGEGLATTVEVAQARQQVAQSELRRVQAEGQERDAYQGLLNAMGVTATLRMKVADSAGRRLPDVSSVPTDAMIRLALAQRPDVMASYAAVKASQAGIDAAKAELLPKVFVAGAVATGNGSFNANGLPTIGQQASGTGVLVGATVPLYDAGLRAAQVKQAESRAATAEGTFRKVQSDAVAEIVAAGNALRTALESYKAATALASAAATTYDAAFDAYKNGLGTVTAATAADTGLLDARQAQAETHAASLIAAANLAFVVGAMTSSQNVPYLLSQ; encoded by the coding sequence ATGGCGGCATTGAATGTCCGGGGGCGAGGGGCGGGGATCGCGCTGGCGATCGCGCTCATTCTGGGCGGGTGCGCTACCAATGCGGTCAACATGGCACCCTCCGCGCCGGACCAGCCCTGGAACGGGCGGACAGGGGAGGGCGACCTCTATCTGGCGCAGGCGGAACCCGCCGCGCCGGCCGCCGCAGCGGTGGATGGGCGCCCGGCAGCGCCCGACTTCCGCGTCGCCCCTAATCCCGCCCTGTCGGACCTCGCGCCGCCTCCGGCGCTGGATCCCAGCCATGCCTACAAGCTGCCGGAACTCATCGACATCGCCCAGCGCAACAATCCGGCCACCAAGTCCGCCTGGGAGCGGGCGCGGCAGGCGGCGCTGGCGGTGGGCATGGTGGAAGCGACCTATCTGCCCCTCATCACCGCCAATGTGGTGGGCGGCTATCAGAACACGTCCAATGCCTTGCCCGTGCCGCTGGGCACACAGCGCTATTTCGAGACCACAGCAGAGGGCGTCGCCCCCTCCATCGCGCTTCAATGGCTCATCTTCGATTTCGGCCAGCGCATGGCGGTGGCGGGGGCAGCCAAGCAGGCGAGCGTTGCTGCCAATGTGCTGTTCAACGGAGCGCACCAGAAACTCATCTTCGATGTGACGCGCACCTATTATGCCTATGGCGCCGCCCGGGCCCGCACCCGCATCGCCGGCGAGGCGCTGGCCAATGCGCAGGCCATCCGCGCGGCTGCGGAGGGGCGCTTGGGCGAGGGGCTCGCCACCACGGTGGAGGTGGCCCAGGCGCGCCAGCAGGTGGCGCAATCGGAATTGCGGCGGGTGCAGGCGGAAGGGCAGGAGCGGGACGCCTATCAGGGGCTTCTCAACGCCATGGGCGTGACCGCTACCTTGCGCATGAAGGTGGCCGATAGTGCCGGCCGCCGGCTTCCGGACGTGTCCTCCGTGCCTACCGACGCCATGATCCGCCTGGCGCTTGCCCAGCGTCCGGACGTGATGGCGAGCTATGCGGCGGTCAAGGCGAGCCAGGCGGGCATTGATGCCGCCAAGGCAGAATTGCTGCCCAAGGTGTTCGTGGCGGGGGCGGTGGCCACCGGCAATGGCTCCTTCAACGCCAACGGCCTGCCCACCATCGGCCAACAGGCCAGCGGCACCGGCGTGCTGGTGGGCGCGACCGTGCCGCTCTATGACGCCGGCCTTCGGGCGGCTCAGGTGAAGCAGGCGGAATCCCGCGCAGCGACGGCCGAGGGCACCTTCAGAAAGGTGCAGAGCGATGCGGTGGCCGAGATCGTGGCCGCCGGCAATGCGCTGCGCACGGCGCTGGAATCCTACAAGGCCGCCACCGCCTTGGCGTCCGCCGCCGCCACCACCTATGACGCGGCCTTCGATGCCTACAAGAACGGCCTTGGCACGGTGACGGCCGCCACAGCCGCCGATACGGGCCTGCTGGACGCCCGGCAGGCCCAGGCGGAGACTCACGCCGCCTCCCTCATTGCCGCCGCAAACCTTGCTTTCGTGGTGGGGGCCATGACCTCCAGCCAGAATGTGCCGTATCTGCTGTCGCAATAG
- a CDS encoding FUSC family protein gives MATAAEPASRGLFRQIIADLAPFPGRAGLTWRTALLCAIVSAVAMAYEIPEAAISCYLVIFIMKPDGSESMLTAVGLIVLVTLVVAFVVMLARWTADAPMLRLAAMAFTSFCLLFLGAASKLGEVGGVIALVIAFALTLVDQVPVGDVITVGLRYAWDMAVMPMALMVAFTLVLGRFPVTLLREMLRHRLAVVADVLESGDAEAAAELRDLLREGNGKAEQRAGRVRLLHLVSSDAARQIARDVDASYLLLLAAAGAKALPGDTRVALAAQVRAALVALDASEAMPVPPPTSPEAGPAERDTRLALAIMAGAEPPLPQAAGPKEGFLAADAWTNPDYQRFALKTTLAAMVCYIVYAGMDWQGIHTAMITCYVAALGTTGETVHKLALRIGGCLVGAALGVSAILFVVPHLQGIGGLMALVFAGTLVGAWVSSGNERIAYAGVQIALAFLLTILQGFGPSLDLGTARDRIIGILLGNLVIYLIFTRIWPAPIEPMVRARLSEAMAGLARIAQVPAALRAGAVAQTALVNARLTQADEALALLPFEPPALRPPPEGEARLREVSHDLGALNRDLLLTDADVSPIAGELAALADAVRAPASVPALPEHAAIPETIRARLDRLRAAVTG, from the coding sequence ATGGCGACCGCTGCTGAGCCGGCCAGCCGGGGCCTTTTCCGGCAGATCATCGCGGATCTGGCGCCCTTTCCGGGAAGGGCGGGGCTGACCTGGCGCACGGCGCTGCTGTGCGCCATCGTTTCGGCGGTGGCCATGGCCTATGAGATCCCGGAAGCGGCCATCTCCTGCTATCTCGTCATCTTCATCATGAAGCCCGATGGCAGCGAGAGCATGCTCACCGCCGTCGGGCTCATCGTGCTGGTGACGCTGGTGGTGGCCTTCGTGGTGATGCTCGCCCGCTGGACGGCCGATGCGCCCATGTTGCGCTTGGCCGCCATGGCCTTCACCTCTTTCTGCCTTCTGTTCCTGGGGGCCGCCAGCAAGTTGGGGGAGGTGGGTGGCGTGATCGCACTGGTCATCGCCTTCGCCCTGACGCTGGTGGATCAGGTGCCGGTGGGCGACGTGATCACGGTCGGCCTGCGCTATGCCTGGGACATGGCGGTGATGCCCATGGCGCTCATGGTGGCGTTCACCCTGGTGCTGGGGCGCTTTCCCGTGACCCTGTTGCGGGAGATGCTGCGGCACCGCCTCGCGGTGGTGGCAGACGTGCTGGAGAGCGGGGACGCGGAAGCGGCGGCCGAACTCCGGGACCTGCTGCGCGAGGGCAATGGCAAGGCGGAGCAGCGCGCGGGGCGGGTGCGCCTGTTGCATCTGGTCTCCTCCGATGCGGCGCGTCAGATCGCCCGCGACGTGGACGCCTCCTACCTCCTCCTGCTGGCTGCCGCCGGGGCCAAGGCATTGCCGGGGGACACGCGCGTCGCCCTTGCCGCCCAGGTGCGCGCGGCGCTTGTTGCGCTCGATGCGAGCGAGGCCATGCCGGTGCCACCGCCCACTTCACCGGAAGCAGGGCCGGCGGAGCGGGACACGCGCCTGGCGCTCGCAATCATGGCCGGGGCGGAGCCGCCCCTTCCACAGGCGGCGGGGCCGAAGGAGGGCTTCCTCGCCGCCGATGCCTGGACCAATCCCGACTATCAACGCTTCGCCCTGAAGACGACGCTGGCGGCCATGGTCTGCTACATCGTCTATGCGGGCATGGACTGGCAGGGCATCCACACGGCCATGATCACCTGCTACGTGGCGGCGCTCGGCACCACCGGCGAGACCGTGCACAAGCTGGCCCTGCGCATCGGCGGGTGCCTCGTGGGCGCGGCGCTGGGTGTGTCGGCCATCCTGTTCGTGGTGCCCCATCTTCAGGGCATTGGCGGGCTCATGGCGCTCGTTTTCGCGGGCACGCTGGTGGGAGCGTGGGTGTCCTCCGGCAATGAGCGCATCGCCTATGCGGGGGTGCAGATCGCGCTGGCCTTCCTCCTGACCATCCTGCAGGGCTTTGGGCCGAGCCTCGATCTCGGCACGGCGCGAGATCGCATCATCGGCATCCTGCTGGGCAATCTGGTCATCTATCTCATCTTCACCCGCATCTGGCCGGCACCCATCGAGCCCATGGTGCGCGCGCGCCTCTCCGAGGCGATGGCGGGGCTGGCACGGATCGCGCAGGTGCCCGCGGCGCTGCGGGCGGGGGCGGTGGCGCAGACGGCCCTTGTGAACGCGCGCCTGACGCAGGCGGACGAGGCCCTCGCGCTCCTGCCTTTCGAGCCGCCGGCCTTGCGTCCGCCGCCGGAGGGCGAGGCGCGGCTGCGGGAGGTGTCGCACGATCTTGGGGCGCTCAATCGCGACCTGCTGCTGACCGATGCGGACGTCTCCCCCATTGCCGGGGAGCTTGCGGCCCTCGCGGATGCGGTGCGCGCGCCGGCCTCCGTACCCGCGCTGCCGGAACATGCCGCCATTCCTGAAACCATCCGCGCGCGGCTCGACCGCCTGCGGGCCGCTGTCACGGGGTGA
- a CDS encoding tetratricopeptide repeat protein: MSPAQVALPPQVKEPEPFGAPFDAATQLTSPESIAPERAQSQVVPSFQGRRVFRAGSVPARDLDLGRDVGTAPSSVADDLASENLTQVMDEATESSPVPVPPRELNGWLEGFSGGECRGWVLDTQDPQSRVDVEAVWGGEVVATATADEYRTSLVSARIGDGSHGFVLTIPPNLPEPAAPGQVLVIRTAPDHVTIGTVRLPRRESLDALVEQARACEREGDLAGALACIEDVLSIDPSLVKALWIGARVAYNLKDQEKARILAERAAYLDPSNPRPAVILARIADNEGRAEDALRLWQTIPEGDTAYRESLIKSSRHLLAFGRHLDALQPALKALRLDPDEKTVLKVAAECYTALGAVTLALPMWRRFLEQAPGDKTGNARVKTLEGSAAAGGPAQDDPDFLANSSLRTWTGGSRGEIRERVELTAGVFAGPLAPGEAVAYQVRAPQEVRFDRLPHYGLRLETEGAGSELAFRMDPQAAERVGRGWRVSFEARSTVVTAPHMPLQWSFVSDLDDANAYRRIVWSGHSTPRARLLPFDLILSPEEGEMAAQGALYLVLTVEGAGGVMVHAPRKVQSLFVPSDAPAGGEDLVALRNLGLLGARAAANRPTGSVQEVPPIRLGYPFFDIVLWAPQPASLSEGVAAAVLRTVAPFAAFQVGLAREANGEGGDGVLPRFARDSRVQWEAVWDPHGSSAEWIAFVRCDAEVSGENWLTELYDFAATTHSSVVVYRSGATDCILVLKDDLLRWWGERENSVPGEAASSRISAFAKKMCL, encoded by the coding sequence GTGTCGCCTGCTCAAGTGGCGTTGCCGCCGCAGGTGAAGGAGCCGGAGCCGTTTGGCGCGCCGTTCGATGCCGCGACGCAGCTGACCTCGCCTGAAAGCATTGCGCCGGAGCGCGCGCAGTCGCAGGTCGTCCCCTCCTTCCAGGGGCGGCGCGTCTTTCGGGCGGGTTCTGTCCCCGCCCGCGATCTCGACCTCGGGCGCGACGTGGGCACCGCTCCGTCGAGCGTCGCTGACGACCTTGCCTCTGAGAACCTCACCCAGGTGATGGACGAGGCGACCGAAAGTTCGCCCGTTCCCGTTCCGCCCCGCGAACTCAATGGCTGGCTGGAAGGCTTTTCAGGGGGCGAGTGCCGGGGCTGGGTGCTCGACACCCAGGATCCCCAGTCCCGCGTCGACGTCGAGGCGGTGTGGGGTGGCGAAGTGGTGGCGACCGCCACCGCCGATGAATATCGCACAAGTCTTGTCAGCGCCCGGATCGGGGATGGGTCCCACGGGTTCGTCCTGACCATCCCGCCCAATTTGCCTGAGCCAGCAGCGCCGGGGCAGGTGCTGGTCATCCGCACCGCCCCCGATCACGTGACCATCGGGACCGTGCGCCTGCCCCGCAGAGAGAGCCTTGATGCCCTTGTGGAGCAGGCCCGGGCCTGCGAACGGGAGGGTGACCTCGCCGGCGCCTTGGCCTGCATCGAGGACGTGCTGTCGATCGATCCCAGCCTGGTCAAGGCGCTCTGGATCGGCGCCCGTGTGGCGTACAATCTGAAGGATCAGGAAAAGGCGCGCATTCTGGCTGAGCGTGCGGCCTATCTTGATCCGAGCAACCCGCGCCCTGCCGTGATCCTGGCCCGCATTGCCGACAATGAGGGGCGAGCGGAAGATGCGCTGCGCCTATGGCAGACCATACCGGAGGGCGACACCGCCTATCGCGAAAGCCTGATCAAGTCGTCGCGGCATCTGCTTGCCTTCGGCCGGCATCTGGATGCGCTTCAGCCGGCGCTCAAGGCGCTGCGCCTCGATCCGGACGAGAAGACGGTGCTGAAGGTGGCGGCCGAGTGCTACACGGCGCTTGGGGCGGTGACCCTTGCCTTGCCCATGTGGCGCCGCTTCCTGGAACAGGCGCCTGGGGACAAGACCGGCAACGCCCGCGTGAAGACGCTGGAAGGATCCGCCGCAGCCGGTGGGCCGGCGCAGGACGATCCCGATTTCCTGGCCAATTCCTCGCTGCGCACCTGGACGGGCGGGAGCCGGGGTGAGATCCGTGAGCGCGTCGAGCTTACGGCCGGGGTCTTCGCCGGTCCGCTCGCACCGGGCGAGGCGGTGGCCTACCAAGTGCGCGCCCCGCAGGAGGTGCGCTTTGATCGGCTACCCCATTACGGGCTGCGACTGGAAACCGAAGGAGCGGGGAGCGAGCTGGCATTCCGCATGGATCCACAGGCGGCAGAGCGCGTGGGGCGTGGGTGGCGGGTGTCCTTCGAAGCCCGCAGCACCGTGGTCACAGCCCCCCACATGCCCCTTCAATGGAGCTTCGTGAGCGATCTCGACGACGCCAATGCCTATCGGCGCATCGTCTGGTCCGGCCATTCGACGCCCCGTGCCCGCCTCCTGCCGTTCGACCTGATTCTCTCTCCTGAAGAAGGCGAGATGGCCGCCCAAGGCGCTCTTTACCTCGTCCTGACCGTGGAGGGGGCTGGTGGCGTGATGGTTCATGCGCCGCGCAAGGTTCAGAGCCTGTTCGTTCCGTCCGACGCGCCCGCAGGGGGCGAGGACCTGGTGGCCTTGCGCAATCTCGGCCTGCTTGGAGCGCGCGCTGCGGCAAACCGGCCCACGGGGTCGGTGCAGGAAGTTCCCCCGATTCGTCTGGGCTATCCCTTTTTCGACATCGTGCTGTGGGCCCCGCAGCCCGCTTCATTGAGCGAAGGAGTTGCGGCTGCGGTTCTGCGGACGGTTGCGCCTTTCGCCGCCTTCCAAGTGGGCCTTGCCAGGGAGGCGAACGGGGAGGGAGGCGATGGTGTTCTCCCACGGTTCGCGCGGGATTCCCGCGTCCAGTGGGAGGCCGTGTGGGACCCGCACGGCTCGTCAGCGGAGTGGATCGCGTTTGTTCGGTGCGACGCTGAGGTTTCGGGCGAGAATTGGCTGACGGAACTCTACGATTTTGCAGCAACCACGCATTCCAGCGTCGTTGTCTACCGCTCGGGAGCCACAGACTGCATTCTTGTGTTGAAGGACGATCTGTTGCGGTGGTGGGGGGAGCGGGAAAATTCTGTTCCCGGCGAAGCTGCATCCAGCCGGATCAGTGCATTTGCTAAGAAAATGTGCCTCTAG